In a single window of the Elaeis guineensis isolate ETL-2024a chromosome 4, EG11, whole genome shotgun sequence genome:
- the LOC105042826 gene encoding uncharacterized protein encodes MGLCFSRKESPSPPSDPIPKCVPNEKNVKEEKEKQRVAAAQPEAEVATEKKQVFVITQAAKKTAAVTAEEKDRKKAETPTKKSYKKEESSGSGGDRSPLDPVRTSSCTKEEVDAILIQCGRLSRSSSGKAGHRRRYSGSKRSYDFDNEKKRDEEEEEEWEKPISRPSPHRRTPGRERSGSRERSSGGGRRASRSPGRRSPGRRSEAPTSSSSAGEKSKQPAKMVSVPAREKGGGLVTEAGGAGTTRVSSAAASKRGGEVRGLRSASPRSRSPANTTRTANENAVHHNAQPQSLSRSSSRKAEQSPYRRNPMAEIDENSLRGNQNGSSNYKAQKTKEGEEGLRKPSQSQTQKASENIANLRKSEKRNGGAVEVSNGVKSTNVITSSLREQLVNCQAKEQQMEHEIREGALQVKGASKDGEAHLTSNGVESLHPITITRTRSSRRSSRDFENALDLNPDNHLNPASYTSLLLEDIHNYHQKNTAFSLPACVSKACSILEAVADLNSSCSENKSSEADRSNNDNDSLNGRFGRRGLVPKGPFVESEIVVKDDLMEPSLHKYISVRDLGGEVEPQESAGSNSFIGQPWSSSWEPNSVDSTDRYWTSQSINGDEAEQQQQQSMPDVARNSEDRGRRLRSGSCTNSLPTTMPSGSKKIEVDHHRPLHRGGSSLGGGSGKAGGSRSLSLPVAAAAAAASS; translated from the exons ATGGGTCTTTGTTTCAGCAGGAAGGAAAGCCCTTCCCCTCCTTCCGATCCCATTCCAAAATGTGTTCCAAATGAGAAGAATGtgaaggaggagaaggagaagcaAAGAGTAGCAGCAGCTCAGCCAGAAGCAGAAGTAGCCACTGAGAAGAAGCAGGTCTTCGTCATCACCCAAGCTGCAAAGAAAACTGCCGCTGTCACTGCCGAGGAGAAGGATAGGAAGAAAGCGGAGACGCCCACAAAGAAGAGCTACAAAAAAGAAGAGAGCAGTGGGAGCGGTGGCGACCGGAGTCCTCTAGACCCAGTGAGGACTTCGAGCTGCACAAAGGAGGAGGTGGATGCTATACTTATCCAGTGCGGCCGCCTCAGCCGCAGCTCATCAGGGAAGGCTGGGCATAGGAGGAGGTACTCGGGCTCGAAGCGGAGCTACGATTTTGATAATGAGAAGAAGagggatgaggaggaggaggaggagtggGAGAAGCCAATCTCTAGGCCTTCTCCTCACCGGAGGACACCCGGCAGGGAGCGGTCTGGAAGCAGGGAAAGGAGCAGTGGCGGGGGAAGAAGGGCGAGCCGATCACCAGGGAGGAGATCGCCGGGGAGGAGATCGGAAGCTCCAACTTCATCCAGCTCTGCCGGTGAGAAATCGAAGCAACCTGCGAAGATGGTGTCGGTTCCAGCGAGGGAGAAGGGTGGTGGGTTGGTCACCGAGGCTGGAGGGGCGGGTACGACGAGGGTCTCCTCTGCTGCGGCTAGCAAGAGAGGCGGTGAGGTCAGGGGACTGAGGAGCGCATCCCCTCGGTCCCGGTCGCCGGCGAATACCACGAGGACAGCAAATGAGAATGCCGTTCATCACAATGCTCAGCCTCAGTCCCTCAGCCGGAGCTCGTCCAGGAAGGCGGAGCAATCGCCTTACAGAAGGAATCCGATGGCGGAGATCGATGAAAACTCCCTCAGGGGAAACCAGAATGGCAGCAGTAATTATAAGGCACAGAAGACCAAAGAAGGGGAGGAAGGGTTGAGGAAGCCAAGTCAATCACAGACTCAG AAAGCGAGTGAAAACATTGCTAATTTGCGAAAATCCGAGAAGAGAAATGGAGGAGCAGTGGAGGTTTCGAATGGGGTTAAAAGCACCAATGTAATCACCAGCTCCCTTCGTGAGCAGCTAGTGAACTGCCAAGCCAAGGAGCAGCAAATGGAGCATGAGATAAGGGAGGGAGCTCTGCAGGTCAAAGGGGCTTCAAAGGATGGTGAGGCTCATTTGACAAGCAATGGAGTAGAAAGCCTCCATCCAATAACCATAACAAGAACTAGATCCTCGAGGAGATCTTCCAGAGATTTCGAGAATGCTCTGGATCTCAATCCAGATAATCACCTCAATCCGGCTTCCTATACCTCTTTGCTGCTCGAAGATATCCACAATTACCACCAGAAAAACACTGCCTTTTCTCTCCCTGCTTGTGTCTCCAAGGCCTGCTCCATCCTTGAGGCAGTGGCTGACCTCAACTCCTCCTGTTCTGAAAACAAGAGCTCTGAAGCAGACCGTTCTAACAACGATAATGACTCACTCAATGGGCGATTTGGAAGAAGGGGTTTGGTTCCAAAGGGGCCATTTGTTGAGTCTGAGATCGTTGTGAAGGATGATCTGATGGAGCCCAGCCTCCACAAATATATCTCGGTGAGAGACTTGggaggggaggtggagccgcaagAGTCAGCAGGGAGCAATAGCTTCATAGGACAGCCCTGGTCTTCTTCTTGGGAGCCCAATTCAGTCGATTCCACCGACCGATATTGGACTTCGCAGTCGATCAATGGCGACGAAGCTgaacagcagcagcaacagtcgATGCCAGATGTCGCCCGCAACTCTGAAGATCGGGGCAGGAGATTGAGGAGTGGATCTTGTACCAACAGCCTCCCAACTACAATGCCATCAGGCAGCAAGAAGATAGAGGTTGATCATCATCGCCCGCTTCACCGTGGTGGTAGCAGTCTTGGTGGTGGGAGTGGGAAAGCTGGTGGCAGTAGGTCCTTGTCACttcctgttgctgctgctgctgctgctgctagcTCTTAG
- the LOC140857344 gene encoding LOW QUALITY PROTEIN: uncharacterized protein (The sequence of the model RefSeq protein was modified relative to this genomic sequence to represent the inferred CDS: inserted 2 bases in 2 codons), with protein sequence MKFKAFLTQDGVNLLDKRFLPALDKLGRICHVYLTPDHAMFLHNLLGGDGVQSVAQFKKDVLFRDYGISSQNADRIAFAIDAALLHRALRSAVTIQTQAGDDTTAIQIKLVKKLPAGSRNPTPFLTFETKGLRSAVVQDVPISKPLSRADVLQLQSALDAAQDLPRTLVQVPDLAQLQNLVDRLKNVGELLTVAITQYGDLHLQVSTSLITVGSEFRRLRVLGVHANAPVGDQNLSAPTRTEMAIQRXEALSVQVSMKHLAKSLQCHLAKPDCSFYGIAPQGACLMVIXQFFIPGTRLTDKSISFHCRLPILDPGSS encoded by the exons ATGAAGTTCAAAGCATTCCTCACCCAGGATGGCGTCAACCTCCTCGACAAGC GCTTCCTCCCGGCCCTCGACAAGCTTGGTCGCATCTGCCATGTCTACCTGACGCCCGACCACGCCATGTTCCTCCACAACCTTCTTGGCGGCGATGGCGTCCAGTCCGTCGCCCAGTTCAAGAAGGACGTCCTCTTCCGGGACTACGGTATCTCCAGCCAGAACGCTGACCGTATCGCCTTCGCCATCGACGCTGCCCTCCTCCACCGCGCCCTCCGCAGTGCTGTCACCATCCAGACCCAGGCCGGGGATGACACGACCGCTATCCAGATTAAGCTGGTCAAGAAGCTCCCTGCCGGGTCTCGCAATCCCACGCCGTTCCTCACCTTTGAGACAAAAGGGTTGCGCTCGGCTGTTGTGCAAGATGTCCCCATCTCGAAGCCTCTCTCTCGGGCCGATGTTCTCCAGCTTCAGTCTGCCCTTGATGCTGCCCAGGACCTCCCCCGG ACTCTGGTTCAGGTACCGGATCTGGCCCAGCTGCAAAACCTGGTCGACCGGCTCAAGAATGTCGGGGAGCTGCTCACGGTCGCCATTACACAGTACGGTGACCTCCATCTGCAAGTCTCAACCTCTCTCATCACTGTTGGTTCAGAGTTCAGGAGGCTCCGGGTCCTTGGGGTGCATG CCAATGCTCCAGTGGGGGACCAGAACTTGAGTGCTCCAACACGCACTGAAATGGCAATTCAAA GGGAAGCACTTTCAGTG CAAGTGAGCATGAAGCACCTTGCCAAGAGTCTGCAATGCCATTTGGCAAAGCCAGATTGTTCCTTTTATG GTATAGCTCCACAAGGTGCTTGCTTGATGGTGA TCCAGTTCTTCATCCCAGGAACAAGATTGACGGATAAATCCATCAGCTTCCACTGCAGACTTCCAATCCTTGACCCAGGCTCTAGCTGA